A segment of the Ictalurus punctatus breed USDA103 chromosome 24, Coco_2.0, whole genome shotgun sequence genome:
ttggcagatgcttttaaaTTCAAAGCAGTTACTCTGAGCGGTTGAGGACTGGTGGTAGTTTGGCAATGCTAAGATTTTAACTCTCAACCTTGGCATCAGGAGAACTTTAGCACTGAGCTACCATCAtgatgtgtgatatatatatatgaacaggCTGCAAGCTTGCAGGTGGTATCAGAGGTGAAGCAGAAGCCTAGTGACTATGTGGCCAGGCCAGTTCTGTGACCTTTTCATGAACGCTAACCTCTCAGACCCACTCACTACTCACACTGTGACGCATCATATTTCACCCCATAAATCCGCCTAACCTTCTGCCTGGTTatgcagagaaagagagtgagtacAAGCCTGAAGGATGCCATTCTATAGCCAGGAGGTCTAGAACAACACACTTAAAGGTGATACAGCCAAGAGATGTCAGCAATGTGAGCACTCTTGCCAGTGTCATTTTTATGGAAGCAAACATATCGTGATATATGTTCTATACGATTCCTCTTCCTCTGCATGCTGAACAGCTCACTGCTGAAACTGATGCCTGGTGAACCACATTGTGTTGCGTTTGACCCGGTGGTTGCTGGTGTCTACACTGTTCACATAGTTTCACTtgctatttatttttccatttggcACTTGAAAAGTACCCGAGTTAAAACGTTATCTGCAGCCCAGGATCGGGAAACGCCTGTCTTGTGTCGACTGACGTTTTCGCATCTAGCGTAAGAATGAAAGTATATTCTGCCACCATAAGAAATTTGTTCGAAGTCGATTTGATgacttgtgtttgtttgtggtttCTCTCCTGCAGTCGATCCAGTGAGCCGGAGTGGAACGCAGAGGTGTCCTCGCCATGTGGAGCTGCATGGTTTATAATGAGACAGAAGGCAACACGGACCTGGCTGTATGCTGGGACTTGGGCCTCGCTCTGTccatcttctccttcttttaCCTCATTGTGTGCTTCCCCATGGGGCTGTGCTACAACGCCCTGTTGGTAGCTGTGAACCTCTCCAACAAGATGTCCATGACGATGCCGGATGTCTACTTTGTGAACATGGCTATCGCTGGGCTCGTGTTGAACCTGGTGGCTCCGGTCGTGCTCCTGGGCCCGGATTTCACGCGCTGGCCCGCGTGGGAGCATAACGATGAGGTGTACATCACCCTCCTCATCCTGTTCAACATCTCTTCCCTGGTTATCATGTACTCAACAGCATTGCTCAGCCTGGACTATTACATTGAGCGGGCACTGCCCCGCACCTACATGTCTAGCGTTTACAACACCAAACATGTGTGCGGCTTTATTTGGGGCGGCGCCGTCCTTACTAGCTTCTCCTCGCTACTCTTCTACGTGTGCAACCACGTGTCAGCGAAGATCCTCGAGTGCTCCAAGATGCAGAACAAAGAGGCAGCCGATGCCATCATGACGCTCATCGGGTACGCCGTGCCAGCCGCCGCCGTTCTCTACGCCCTCTGCCTCATCCTGCGTATCCGCAAGGAGGCCACGCCCTTGGACCAGGACTCGGGAAGGATGGATCCTTCAATCCACCGGCTGCTGCTGGCGTGTGTGGGCATGCAGTTCGTCCTCTGGACACCTTACTACAccacactgctgctgctgacGGTGATTGACGTGCCCCGGATGCAAACCACCGGCACCTACGCCTTTCTGAGAGGCTTTTCGCAGCTGCTCGCCTTCTCCAGCAGCTTTGCCATGCCACTCATGTACAGGAAGATGAACAAAAACTTTGCCCACAAGCTCCAGCGGCTGTTGAAGAGGCTACATTGTGGCAAGCAGTCGTGTCCTCATGAACACTCTGTCATACAGCAGGTGATCACGTGAGGATCTGGTGATCTGTGCTTTATGGCTCTTTATTGGCACTTGCTGCACAAACCACGGACCTCACAGAAACTGTGGAATCTGTCATGACgtataacttttttattttcttttctgtttgttgGCCAAGAGTGGAGAAGGAAACCAGTCCGACGAGCCCACTCTCATGAAGGGAAACTTGAAATTAAATCTGGTAGCAGTCTGTTACAGGATCTTACACAGGCTTTTATTCTATGCTTTGTGACCAACTTGAACTCATTTAGCTGAAATGATTGATTGAGGCTTCTAATGTTACCCACAGTGCTTGGTTCTTGGAGCATTATCTTAACTTGTAATGTTACAATACTAGAATACATAGTTAATTATAAATATCTCCAATTAATTCAAGCCAGTGAACATTACACAggaatagggtgtgtgtgtgtgtgtgtgtgtttgtgtgtgtgtgtgtgtgtaggtgggtgtgtgtgggtgtgcgctCCTCACTTTGACATATTACTTTCTGCAGCTGAGACAGAATCATTAACTCTATATACTGAATAATATACACTGattataaaaagtctacacacccctgttaaaatggcaggtttttgtgaaggtAAACAGTgcactaagataaatcatgtcagatcttttcgcaaataaagtggaaaaacaatcagaaaattTTTAAGGGAAAATGGGGGGGTGGGATTAAAcagtaacctggttgcataaatTTGCACAacctttgttgaagcacctttagattttattagCACTCAGAGTCTTATCAGCGTgccacatcttgacttggcagtGTTTTCcaactctttcttgcaaaaacattctagagaCATCAATttgtaagggcatctcctgcgcacagcccgcttcaggtcacttcacagatttttagttggatttaGGTCTGTGCTGTGGCagggtcattcaaaaacattcatcttcttttggttaagatgttcctttgttgattttagatgtatgctttgggtcgttgtcgtgctgaaaggtgaaattccttttcatctacAGCTTattagcagacacctgaaggttttgtactaaaatcgactggtatttgtagctcttcatgattccctccaccttgataaaagccccagttctggctggaGAAAAGCATCCCTAAagcacgatgctgccaccaccatgcttcaccttgtgtatgatgttcttttgggGAACTTGGATATTTtatgtgagaaagggcttctctCTAGCCTGCCTACTCCaaagcccagacatgtgaagaatatgaaaGCTTGTcgcatgcagagagtaatcagtatttgtcagatattcctggcAAGCCTCAATGGTAAGATTTGTCTTGTACTTttataaattttggagggacgtcctattctctgtgatgtcactgtgaTGCTCCATTTTCTACACTTGTTGACgatggccttcacggtgttGTATGGTGCATCTAGTGTTTTGGAAGTTCTTTTCTACCCCCCTCCTGTTCGGTTCCATTTGACAGTGAGATCCtatacatgctttgtaagctcctTGGCTTCAGCAAGGATGAAACCAAAAAGATGTggagaaaatcctacagaaacagacggtttttatttggggttaatgaGAATAATTTAATccatgacagctgtatgataattatgtgttgaacatgagattgaatgtgattggttcgtcctgaacacagccacatccccaattataaaagggtgtgcacacttgtttttttgttgttgttgtttttttttaaaaaaaaaagttttttatttttcctattttcccctaaaatgtttgattgttttgatttttatttttaaacagtgtaaTTTCACATCGAGGGTGGAAAAAGATTCTGACACACTTTtatcttggtgtcattttttcATCACGAAAACCTGCCATTTaagcaggggtgtgtagactttttatatccactgtaggtGTAGCATGAATATCAGGAACAAGTAGCTGCGTCCTGTCGGTTAccccattttcttttttctcgaCAGTCATCAAAGGTggagtaggaaaaaaaaaaactccttcaagctatttcctttcattttgtgAAACTGACAAGAAACGGGTATATTGAAACACTGAGAGCTGCGGTGATAAACGTTGGCCAGTGTGTCTCGAGTGATCATTCACATCGATTgtcttttttaatgattatagtAATAGTGATAAAATCCCACTGCAAATGAGATGCTGCAGGAAACCCAGTATTCCACCTCAGTTAATCATTATTCAGCTCTGACCAAAGTCTCATTGATtatagtgaaatattttaagagCAAATATTGGTCGGTTTAACGTCATTGGCCTGAATGGAGGCAGTAAAGGTAAAGtcgagaagaaaaaaagaattacgtaacatataacaaataaaatatactgtataaaatatttCTTGACCAGACTTACCTGCTTATACGTGAACATTAACCAGAGTATTAGGATTTTTCCTCTTCATACAGAACTCTTTGTGCATTAAAGACCTGTGTATGAAATTAGAAAACTCTACGTATACAAACCCAGTCTAACAGAATAAAACGACAAGCACTTCTAGCGCCAGGACACTGCTAACGTTTAACATGCAGGGAAATGGCGTTCCTGCTCTCATGAAGTTTTACCGTAAgcttactgtatatacatattcCTGTTCTCATCTCCTTGGTCTTGAGCCAATGAATTTAtactacaaaaaaaagatatatatatttttttttttaataaagtactgtatgtgtattgaCAGAGAAAATTGTATCATTGAAAATCCATTTACATAAGCAAAGGAAAGATTATATTTATGTCTAGTTATCTAACCTTTAAACGATTAAACAGTAATCGTAAAGCTATGGTCATTGCAAGTGTGTTTACACCaggtataaatgtatatatgaaatatatgtgtatatattgtatggCAGAGATTTTACAGGAATAGACGTCATTTCAGAATTACAGTATTGTTTCTCAGAGATTTATGTAGTCACGATTGAGTCAAATATAATAAACTAACATGAATATTACTCTGCattttgtctttgtttcttcCCGCATTCCTCCTTAATCAGCAATTCACATTATTACACAATATTTAAGTAAAACATTTCTGCCAGATTTACAAACGTTCTAGAAACGCTGATTTTGTTCGTGCTCGCGTGTGCATGTTGATCACCTGCAGAGTGCACAGCGTGTTCCTGACACTGTTCATTTGCATGTAGcgacacccacaaaactccataaatgtAAAGAgcacagacagctgggagcACCAAATGAACAATCAGAGTAAAGTCTGAAAGAAAGAAGTGGAAGTCATTTTGTCTCACTTCTAtgccaataaaaatatgtaataatatttaatattattaataaaaagtaaGCGCTAAAACTTCCGTCAGCTGAGGCGTATGTGTACGGCTTACGGCTCTGTGCAGACAAACCGGCACGTCCTCTGTTTATACGCCACCATTTCTTTAGTCATACTTGAATGATTAGTtttaatttatgggtttgtaTTGAACTTtgtggctgtcatactacacgccatgtttggagaagaaatggtactGCACATCAGCCTTAAAACACTATAGTAACAGTGAAATGGGCCAAAaccacacctgaatactgcggcccgttaatttcttcatacaggaagcaacTAGgagccgtcattacaaacaaaggcttctccactaagtattaaataaatttcagttaacgtgttcaatacttttttcctgtgtcattcctctttattacatgtaactttatttatggactttaatgttgtgaattctttatatttgtgtatttcttgagttaaaactgatgtctggtgaaattttcatgtgaatagccttatcggaaatatatttactgaaaaaaatgttgacgcgttcagtacttatttcccccactgtacatttCACAATCTTTAATTAATTCCAATCATATAAAACGACTGGTTTCCACAAAATGTTCTGGATGGTGTTGACTTCGAATCCCTgccctagtgaactagcatgaggaggTGTTTTTGCTAGAGTCTCCAAAGCTCTtctataagtcgctctggatatgGGCGTCTTCTAAGCACTGTAaacttaataaaacaaaaaaagctattttttttactcaacagtacattccagatataaaagtgcagtgaTCTATGCAAGTTATGATGATTTGAAGTCGAACAAATTGAcgtttacattagttagtctttTTAGATGTAAATTTGCACACGCTCATGGGAGCACGAGTAGGACACGAACGTTTTACGATGAATTTACGGGATTTTCATGAATGACAAATTTCTTGCGTAAACACTCGTACGATcgatttatgaataaatccgttcatatccagcttgTTAAACGAGGCCTGCTGTATGTAAGAGGTGCAGAATAGCACCAGATCTCCAGGTTAGAGAATGAACCAGACACATTATTGCTGTAAAAACAGGCTGTTGGCTAGATTTCATTTTATATACTGGATGAAGAGCAAGTATAGAAATATAATGAGCCTGTATTTCTCAGACAGTCAAATGTTATGTAGCGGGAACGTGGCAATTCTTagatataaatgtgtgtatttttataatgTGTTGATCAGGAAAAAATAATACACCCACAGCACTGGTATTGGTCGGCTAGGATAATAAAGCTTGTGTGGCCAAGAAGCATACAGTGGCTTGGAAAATGCACCGAACacagatacatttatttattttcaatttcattttaattgctttttatTATCTCCATtcataatttcattttaaaacgaaaccattacaaatggaaaacacacacacacacacacacacacacacacacaaaaacacaaaagaatcaCCATTTAATGTTCaacaacactgcaaaaataaataaataaatgatgataatgataataataataataataataataaaacagcttAATGAGtggaaatatttggaatataaCCAAATGTAACCAGATTTCCTATtgtaagattacaataaaccaaatattattattattattattattattattattattattattattattattattattattttattattattattataacacctatttttagatttttttgggCAAATGTCAAGCTTGAAAtttgtcaaaataaaaataaaagtctaggaataggtttaataatcttctATTTTctttgtaatcttataataggaactAGGAGATCAATTTGACTGTAtgcaagatattttcacttcatAAGATGTCGTTTTCAGAGCTGTCCCACTTCACTCCACCCCATGACACAAACAACctgctcgttctctctctcccaagTGACTGTGGCAGCTACAAAACCACGCCACACCACACGAACCCTGTACGTGAAGAACATTCCACACATTCTGAACATTGTCTTGACTTCTGAACGCCTACCACACAACACTGCTGCTTTttatgcaacacacacacaaacacacaaataaaataaaaagaaaaaaaatattgcttgATAATAGGGAGGTGAAGAGCCTGGGTGGTGGTTGGTATGTGGGAATTTGTAATGAGATCAGACAGAAGAAATGCCCTCTTGTTTAGCTGAGTAAATACACCACAGTCACGACAACAATCAAACAGTGGAGACGGTTTGGGGACATTTCTTCCCCATGTTTGTACTGCGCTGCCTGTCCATATTTGTAATTACTTGGTCAAAATGAAAGTCTGACCAAAAGGGAGTCCCGGCTCAATAACCTATGAAATGGgctcaaaaaacaaacaaacaacaacaaaataatcacTTCAGATGTGCCTGTCTAGATTGAACTAAAGCAAggtacacacacctgcacaagGGCTTCAGTCTTGTAGCAAAACATCAATGTGCACAGTTCTGCCCATGCTGCTGCTAAACACTTctgcttgcacatctggaaataATATGATAATGATAGCAGAATGGAGTTGTTACCATGGACACAGTTCCCTGCTGATCATACACAAGCCTCGAGGCTTGGACTGAGCTGTGACTGTTTCATACAtgcataaacagttaaatgaacTGTATTAATATACAAAATGTGTCAGTTCAGGTCGTACatttacatatgccttgcagaatgtgcaaaatattaatcatttaaaaattaagaGGGATCAAAAAAAGGGGGTGAAAACTTTTGGTGTTTGGATGACTGGCgtaaactgttattattttgtttaaagcgcttattttttcatttagtactgccttttagaagctacataagatagtCACATAATTCCcagaataataacaatttacgccgatcatcctgttcaaaagacccccccccacacacacacacacacacacttttgtaatagtcgtgtacgagtccctcagtcgtcctcagtgtgaaaagatggatctcagcatcatatagtcgctgttggaaagaggtcaaatatgcagaagatgctggaaaagtaaagaatgtgcaggacctggaggatttttctgaagaacagcgggcagttttaactgctcaggacaaacaagggactcatgaacaactctcacaaaacataaaaacagtcgctgatcatccaggtaacgacacagtattaagaatcaagcgtgtgtaaacgcTTGAACTGGcttatttgtgtaaattcagttattattgtgtcttgtggactatatgtaaacatctgttatgtgtaatacattattcagggcagaactaagtaaaaaacaacatgggatttttatgatccctcttcttctccttcttctttttattattattattatattttttaattattaaacactTTGCAGagtctgcaaggcgtatgtaaatgtatgaccTCAACAGTACCTGTCTCATACCATCTCAGACCCTGGGCTACTCATGAAGTTTTATAAATGCAAAGTGAGACATCAGCATCAATATTCAAATGAGAAGATATTGGaggtctttcttttttttctttttcttttcttttttttacaaatagAGAGATTTTTGAAGAGTGACGTTTCTCAAACCCCTGTACAAGGCCCTGTCATGCACAGAGCTACGTGCTGCCGGTGCTTCCGACCAATCTGAACACAGACGGGTATGCTAGCAGTATTAAACACAGATCACATCATAGTCTGCAACATGTTTTCACATTTAACACCACTGAAATCTCTGGCTCTTCCTGTTCACCTACTTTACCCCATTGTAGTATGGCCTCTGGCTGCAGGCGAtaagtctttgtttgtttggtttttctgAAAACTGAAACACCCTGCACCACCCAGACGTAGGTTTACACAACAGCTGTTATATCTCCTGTACCATTCTGCTGGGCCTCAGTAATGTTTCGGTTGTGGGTGGGAGCTCAGTTTCACAGTGAGAAGCATGATCCGAGGTTGTTCACTGGTCTTGCTTCAAAGAGTTTTACAAATTTTGCTGTTGTTAAAGAGCAAGCGGTCCCAGCGCGGATCTGCGTGACAAGACCACCGCAGTAGCAGGCACACTTGGTTTGTTGTTCAAAGTTTGTGCTGTTTAAGTTGGCATTCCAACAGATCTCTGAATAAGATTCCTGTTACTGAGCCAGAGTCAAACAAAGCAAACCCACCAATTCTTCCCAAAACATTATCTTCAGCATGGCACTAAATTCAACATGGAGGGCTAAATGAGGTGCGATTTCATTGTCATGCTTGCAGAGTTTCATCAACATGGACATTTTCAAATACTATTTATGTATGAACTGTATCGATCTGACTTCTTTTTATAACAGcccctgtgagtgtgtgaaaagACTTTGCCAAACACGTAGCATAAAACAGAAATGATCCAGCCAAGAAAATGCCTGGAACCCAATCCTTTGACCGAAGGCTGTTTTCCCAGTTTCGTCTTTTTTTAATGCGAGTGAACTTGAGTAATAGTAAAAGCTCTACAGCATCAGAATGTAAATAATCAGTGGGTGCGTACCTAGTTGGCTGTTTAAGCTTGTGGTACAGTGGCTCATAAatgcaaaacacattaacaaaccaaaaacccaacagcaaattaaaacaaactcaGAAGCACATGAACATTAACTCAAAAACAGAAAGGGGAGGTCATTACTGAGCATTAACTGAGGTGATACGTAAGAGGAAATATGAGCCTACATGAACCTGCTGatgattttattcatgtttcttttttattgagGGCATTCAGATGCTGTCAACCTCGCGCAgtattaatatgaataataaaaacgaGACAAGATCATCATCCGTCACATCTTTCCGTTATATTCGTGATTCCTCAGTACAGCCTCAGCGCTCACGCTCCACTCATAC
Coding sequences within it:
- the gpr146 gene encoding probable G-protein coupled receptor 146, coding for MWSCMVYNETEGNTDLAVCWDLGLALSIFSFFYLIVCFPMGLCYNALLVAVNLSNKMSMTMPDVYFVNMAIAGLVLNLVAPVVLLGPDFTRWPAWEHNDEVYITLLILFNISSLVIMYSTALLSLDYYIERALPRTYMSSVYNTKHVCGFIWGGAVLTSFSSLLFYVCNHVSAKILECSKMQNKEAADAIMTLIGYAVPAAAVLYALCLILRIRKEATPLDQDSGRMDPSIHRLLLACVGMQFVLWTPYYTTLLLLTVIDVPRMQTTGTYAFLRGFSQLLAFSSSFAMPLMYRKMNKNFAHKLQRLLKRLHCGKQSCPHEHSVIQQVIT